A part of Chlamydia sp. 04-14 genomic DNA contains:
- the tal gene encoding transaldolase, with amino-acid sequence MSSQFEQLKLLSVLVCDTGDPELVKSSGSQDATTNPSLILKVAQEPKYQELLTEAIAWGIRQNGDDIQTLTFVLDKIQVNFGLEILNCIPGRVSLEIDARLSFNAEAMIQRAIFLSELFAAAGGDKKRLLVKIPGTWEGIQAVEVLEKQGIACNVTLVFNLIQAIAAAKAKATLISPFVGRIYDWWIAAYGDEGYSIEADPGVASVSNIYTYYKKFDIPTQIMAASFRSKEQVLALAGCDLLTVSPKLLDELKKDQSPVTKKLDVAAAKKLDVQPVELTESVFRFLMNEDAMATEKLAEGIRIFSGDTQILEAAVTEFIKQIAAQDA; translated from the coding sequence ATGTCTAGCCAATTCGAGCAACTAAAACTCTTGAGTGTTCTTGTTTGTGATACTGGTGATCCAGAGTTAGTTAAATCTTCAGGATCTCAAGACGCAACGACGAATCCATCTCTTATTCTCAAAGTTGCGCAAGAGCCGAAGTATCAAGAATTGCTAACCGAAGCAATTGCTTGGGGAATTCGACAAAACGGCGATGATATTCAAACTTTAACTTTTGTTTTAGACAAGATACAGGTCAATTTTGGTTTAGAAATTCTTAACTGTATTCCGGGTAGAGTTTCTTTGGAAATTGATGCGCGTCTTTCGTTTAATGCAGAAGCAATGATTCAAAGAGCCATTTTCTTAAGTGAGTTATTTGCTGCTGCCGGTGGCGATAAGAAACGTCTTCTAGTTAAAATTCCTGGCACTTGGGAAGGAATTCAAGCTGTAGAAGTTCTAGAAAAACAGGGTATTGCCTGTAATGTGACTCTTGTTTTTAATTTGATTCAGGCTATTGCTGCTGCAAAAGCAAAAGCAACATTAATTTCACCGTTCGTTGGTCGTATTTATGATTGGTGGATAGCTGCTTATGGAGATGAAGGGTATTCTATAGAGGCTGATCCAGGTGTGGCTTCTGTATCGAATATCTATACATATTATAAGAAGTTTGATATCCCTACACAAATCATGGCCGCTTCTTTCCGTTCTAAGGAACAGGTATTAGCTCTAGCAGGATGTGATTTGCTAACAGTTTCTCCAAAACTGTTAGATGAATTGAAAAAGGATCAATCACCGGTTACAAAAAAATTAGATGTTGCAGCTGCTAAGAAACTAGATGTTCAACCTGTTGAATTAACAGAAAGTGTATTTCGTTTCTTAATGAATGAAGACGCTATGGCTACTGAGAAACTTGCTGAGGGTATTCGTATATTTTCTGGTGATACTCAAATTCTTGAAGCAGCGGTTACAGAATTTATTAAGCAAATAGCTGCCCAAGATGCGTAA
- a CDS encoding ferredoxin, which yields MNHNSLLVFSCPCCCEGEVSFSVFSLEEVLACSCCSSTYTFDPSMRNSIRQFAALCLRIHEASSILGNAAVSVSVQDSAVEIPFQLLFSRFPVVFNLTIEGKKIAIRFIFDALKREVLHKENASLV from the coding sequence ATGAACCATAACTCGTTACTTGTTTTTTCCTGTCCGTGCTGCTGCGAAGGAGAAGTTTCTTTTTCTGTATTTAGCTTGGAGGAAGTCCTAGCTTGTAGTTGTTGTTCTTCTACATATACCTTCGACCCGTCAATGCGGAACTCTATTCGTCAATTCGCTGCACTATGTTTGAGGATTCATGAAGCCTCTTCTATATTAGGAAATGCCGCAGTTTCTGTATCTGTTCAAGATAGCGCTGTAGAGATCCCTTTCCAATTGCTCTTTTCAAGATTCCCTGTAGTTTTCAATTTAACTATTGAGGGAAAAAAGATAGCAATTCGCTTTATTTTCGATGCTCTTAAAAGAGAAGTCTTACATAAAGAGAACGCATCTTTGGTTTAA